Proteins co-encoded in one Pongo pygmaeus isolate AG05252 chromosome 23, NHGRI_mPonPyg2-v2.0_pri, whole genome shotgun sequence genomic window:
- the MAPK12 gene encoding mitogen-activated protein kinase 12 isoform X12 — translation MPFMGTDLGKLMKHEKLGEDRIQFLVYQMLKGLRYIHAAGIIHRDLKPGNLAVNEDCELKILDFGLARQADSEMTGYVVTRWYRAPEVILNWMRYTQTELTRASISVDIWSVGCIMAEMITGKTLFKGSDHLDQLKEIMKVTGTPPAEFVQRLQSDEAKNYMKGLPELEKKDFASILTNASPLAVNLLEKMLVLDAEQRVTAAEALAHPYFESLHDTEDEPQVQKYDDSFDDVDRTLDEWKREWGAPGRACVDPSGELWAGPVWTCELGALGRACVDPVGPVQVARLKVLDPCPWDAGQVRRTGGQRAAWGRVAWWR, via the exons ATGCCGTTCATGGGCACCGACCTGGGCAAGCTCATGAAACATGAGAAGCTAGGCGAGGACCGGATCCAGTTTCTCGTGTACCAGATGCTGAAGGGGCTGAGG TATATCCACGCTGCTGGCATCATCCACAGA GACCTGAAGCCCGGCAACCTGGCTGTGAACGAAGACTGTGAGCTGAAG ATCCTGGACTTCGGCCTGGCCAGGCAGGCAGACAGTGAGATGACTGGGTACGTGGTGACCCGGTGGTACCGGGCTCCCGAGGTCATCTTGAATTGGATGCGCTACACGCAGACGG AGCTGACCAGGGCTTCTATCTCAGTGGACATCTGGTCTGTGGGCTGCATCATGGCAGAGATGATCACAGGCAAGACGCTGTTCAAGGGCAGCGACC ACCTGGACCAGCTGAAGGAGATCATGAAGGTGACGGGGACGCCTCCGGCTGAGTTTGTGCAGCGGCTGCAGAGCGATGAG GCCAAGAACTACATGAAGGGCCTCCCCGAATTGGAGAAGAAGGATTTTGCCTCCATCCTCACCAATGCAAGCCCTCTGG CTGTGAACCTCCTGGAGAAGATGCTGGTGCTGGATGCGGAGCAGCGGGTGACAGCGGCCGAGGCGCTGGCCCATCCCTACTTTGAGTCCCTGCACGACACGGAAGATGAGCCCCAGGTCCAGAAGTATGATGACTCCTTTGACGACGTGGACCGCACACTGGATGAATGGAAGCGTGAGTGGGGGGCGCCGGGCAGGGCCTGTGTGGACCCGAGTGGGGAGCTCTGGGCAGGGCCTGTATGGACCTGTGAGTTGGGGGCTCTGGGTAGGGCCTGTGTGGACCCGGTGGGCCCTGTGCAGGTGGCCAGGCTCAAAGTCCTAGATCCCTGTCCCTGGGATGCAGGTCAGGTGAGGAGGACGGGAGGTCAGAGGGCAGCGTGGGGCCGTGTGGCCTGGTGGAGATGA
- the MAPK12 gene encoding mitogen-activated protein kinase 12 isoform X9 yields the protein MRHENVIGLLDVFTPDETLDDFTDLKVPCSGPWHQVCGRYLVMPFMGTDLGKLMKHEKLGEDRIQFLVYQMLKGLRYIHAAGIIHRDLKPGNLAVNEDCELKILDFGLARQADSEMTGYVVTRWYRAPEVILNWMRYTQTELTRASISVDIWSVGCIMAEMITGKTLFKGSDHLDQLKEIMKVTGTPPAEFVQRLQSDEAKNYMKGLPELEKKDFASILTNASPLAVNLLEKMLVLDAEQRVTAAEALAHPYFESLHDTEDEPQVQKYDDSFDDVDRTLDEWKREWGAPGRACVDPSGELWAGPVWTCELGALGRACVDPVGPVQVARLKVLDPCPWDAGQVRRTGGQRAAWGRVAWWR from the exons GTGATCGGGCTGCTGGACGTATTCACTCCTGATGAGACCCTGGATGACTTCACGGACTT GAAGGTCCCGTGCTCAGGACCCTGGCACCAAGTGTGTGGCCG TTACCTGGTGATGCCGTTCATGGGCACCGACCTGGGCAAGCTCATGAAACATGAGAAGCTAGGCGAGGACCGGATCCAGTTTCTCGTGTACCAGATGCTGAAGGGGCTGAGG TATATCCACGCTGCTGGCATCATCCACAGA GACCTGAAGCCCGGCAACCTGGCTGTGAACGAAGACTGTGAGCTGAAG ATCCTGGACTTCGGCCTGGCCAGGCAGGCAGACAGTGAGATGACTGGGTACGTGGTGACCCGGTGGTACCGGGCTCCCGAGGTCATCTTGAATTGGATGCGCTACACGCAGACGG AGCTGACCAGGGCTTCTATCTCAGTGGACATCTGGTCTGTGGGCTGCATCATGGCAGAGATGATCACAGGCAAGACGCTGTTCAAGGGCAGCGACC ACCTGGACCAGCTGAAGGAGATCATGAAGGTGACGGGGACGCCTCCGGCTGAGTTTGTGCAGCGGCTGCAGAGCGATGAG GCCAAGAACTACATGAAGGGCCTCCCCGAATTGGAGAAGAAGGATTTTGCCTCCATCCTCACCAATGCAAGCCCTCTGG CTGTGAACCTCCTGGAGAAGATGCTGGTGCTGGATGCGGAGCAGCGGGTGACAGCGGCCGAGGCGCTGGCCCATCCCTACTTTGAGTCCCTGCACGACACGGAAGATGAGCCCCAGGTCCAGAAGTATGATGACTCCTTTGACGACGTGGACCGCACACTGGATGAATGGAAGCGTGAGTGGGGGGCGCCGGGCAGGGCCTGTGTGGACCCGAGTGGGGAGCTCTGGGCAGGGCCTGTATGGACCTGTGAGTTGGGGGCTCTGGGTAGGGCCTGTGTGGACCCGGTGGGCCCTGTGCAGGTGGCCAGGCTCAAAGTCCTAGATCCCTGTCCCTGGGATGCAGGTCAGGTGAGGAGGACGGGAGGTCAGAGGGCAGCGTGGGGCCGTGTGGCCTGGTGGAGATGA
- the MAPK12 gene encoding mitogen-activated protein kinase 12 isoform X11, whose protein sequence is MEPGTAKWGCEDAEASGDSYLVMPFMGTDLGKLMKHEKLGEDRIQFLVYQMLKGLRYIHAAGIIHRDLKPGNLAVNEDCELKILDFGLARQADSEMTGYVVTRWYRAPEVILNWMRYTQTELTRASISVDIWSVGCIMAEMITGKTLFKGSDHLDQLKEIMKVTGTPPAEFVQRLQSDEAKNYMKGLPELEKKDFASILTNASPLAVNLLEKMLVLDAEQRVTAAEALAHPYFESLHDTEDEPQVQKYDDSFDDVDRTLDEWKREWGAPGRACVDPSGELWAGPVWTCELGALGRACVDPVGPVQVARLKVLDPCPWDAGQVRRTGGQRAAWGRVAWWR, encoded by the exons ATGGAGCCTGGCACTGCAAAGTGGGGCTGCGAGGACGCCGAGGCCAGTGGGGACAG TTACCTGGTGATGCCGTTCATGGGCACCGACCTGGGCAAGCTCATGAAACATGAGAAGCTAGGCGAGGACCGGATCCAGTTTCTCGTGTACCAGATGCTGAAGGGGCTGAGG TATATCCACGCTGCTGGCATCATCCACAGA GACCTGAAGCCCGGCAACCTGGCTGTGAACGAAGACTGTGAGCTGAAG ATCCTGGACTTCGGCCTGGCCAGGCAGGCAGACAGTGAGATGACTGGGTACGTGGTGACCCGGTGGTACCGGGCTCCCGAGGTCATCTTGAATTGGATGCGCTACACGCAGACGG AGCTGACCAGGGCTTCTATCTCAGTGGACATCTGGTCTGTGGGCTGCATCATGGCAGAGATGATCACAGGCAAGACGCTGTTCAAGGGCAGCGACC ACCTGGACCAGCTGAAGGAGATCATGAAGGTGACGGGGACGCCTCCGGCTGAGTTTGTGCAGCGGCTGCAGAGCGATGAG GCCAAGAACTACATGAAGGGCCTCCCCGAATTGGAGAAGAAGGATTTTGCCTCCATCCTCACCAATGCAAGCCCTCTGG CTGTGAACCTCCTGGAGAAGATGCTGGTGCTGGATGCGGAGCAGCGGGTGACAGCGGCCGAGGCGCTGGCCCATCCCTACTTTGAGTCCCTGCACGACACGGAAGATGAGCCCCAGGTCCAGAAGTATGATGACTCCTTTGACGACGTGGACCGCACACTGGATGAATGGAAGCGTGAGTGGGGGGCGCCGGGCAGGGCCTGTGTGGACCCGAGTGGGGAGCTCTGGGCAGGGCCTGTATGGACCTGTGAGTTGGGGGCTCTGGGTAGGGCCTGTGTGGACCCGGTGGGCCCTGTGCAGGTGGCCAGGCTCAAAGTCCTAGATCCCTGTCCCTGGGATGCAGGTCAGGTGAGGAGGACGGGAGGTCAGAGGGCAGCGTGGGGCCGTGTGGCCTGGTGGAGATGA
- the MAPK12 gene encoding mitogen-activated protein kinase 12 isoform X13 gives MPFMGTDLGKLMKHEKLGEDRIQFLVYQMLKGLRYIHAAGIIHRDLKPGNLAVNEDCELKILDFGLARQADSEMTGYVVTRWYRAPEVILNWMRYTQTVDIWSVGCIMAEMITGKTLFKGSDHLDQLKEIMKVTGTPPAEFVQRLQSDEAKNYMKGLPELEKKDFASILTNASPLAVNLLEKMLVLDAEQRVTAAEALAHPYFESLHDTEDEPQVQKYDDSFDDVDRTLDEWKREWGAPGRACVDPSGELWAGPVWTCELGALGRACVDPVGPVQVARLKVLDPCPWDAGQVRRTGGQRAAWGRVAWWR, from the exons ATGCCGTTCATGGGCACCGACCTGGGCAAGCTCATGAAACATGAGAAGCTAGGCGAGGACCGGATCCAGTTTCTCGTGTACCAGATGCTGAAGGGGCTGAGG TATATCCACGCTGCTGGCATCATCCACAGA GACCTGAAGCCCGGCAACCTGGCTGTGAACGAAGACTGTGAGCTGAAG ATCCTGGACTTCGGCCTGGCCAGGCAGGCAGACAGTGAGATGACTGGGTACGTGGTGACCCGGTGGTACCGGGCTCCCGAGGTCATCTTGAATTGGATGCGCTACACGCAGACGG TGGACATCTGGTCTGTGGGCTGCATCATGGCAGAGATGATCACAGGCAAGACGCTGTTCAAGGGCAGCGACC ACCTGGACCAGCTGAAGGAGATCATGAAGGTGACGGGGACGCCTCCGGCTGAGTTTGTGCAGCGGCTGCAGAGCGATGAG GCCAAGAACTACATGAAGGGCCTCCCCGAATTGGAGAAGAAGGATTTTGCCTCCATCCTCACCAATGCAAGCCCTCTGG CTGTGAACCTCCTGGAGAAGATGCTGGTGCTGGATGCGGAGCAGCGGGTGACAGCGGCCGAGGCGCTGGCCCATCCCTACTTTGAGTCCCTGCACGACACGGAAGATGAGCCCCAGGTCCAGAAGTATGATGACTCCTTTGACGACGTGGACCGCACACTGGATGAATGGAAGCGTGAGTGGGGGGCGCCGGGCAGGGCCTGTGTGGACCCGAGTGGGGAGCTCTGGGCAGGGCCTGTATGGACCTGTGAGTTGGGGGCTCTGGGTAGGGCCTGTGTGGACCCGGTGGGCCCTGTGCAGGTGGCCAGGCTCAAAGTCCTAGATCCCTGTCCCTGGGATGCAGGTCAGGTGAGGAGGACGGGAGGTCAGAGGGCAGCGTGGGGCCGTGTGGCCTGGTGGAGATGA